A single genomic interval of Hemiscyllium ocellatum isolate sHemOce1 chromosome 40 unlocalized genomic scaffold, sHemOce1.pat.X.cur. SUPER_40_unloc_4, whole genome shotgun sequence harbors:
- the med19b gene encoding mediator of RNA polymerase II transcription subunit 19-B yields the protein MDAMNTLFSQSDSSLLGTTSPAMSSFAKQQTVSVPGGGPSAGPGPGPGPPPAAAGMDDPLRKTGGAGGGVLHEPFYIMRELPGGTDLTGSTNLITHYNLEHAYNKFCGKKVKDKLSNFLPDLPGMIDMPGSQDNSSLRSLIDKQPICGNSFNLLTGTLLTGFRLHTGPLPEQYRLMHIQPPKKKSKHKHKHSRTQDPVPPETPSDSDHKKKKKKKDDDPDRKKKKKEKKKKKNRHSPEHPAMSSSQPSSSSSMR from the exons ATGGACGCCATGAACACTCTCTTCTCGCAGAGCGACTCATCACTGTTGGGCACCACCTCGCCGGCCATGAGCTCGTTCGCTAAGCAACAGACGGTGTCGGTACCTGGAGGGGGCCCGAGCGCGGGGCCGGGGCCTGGGCCGGGCCCGCCACCGGCCGCCGCGGGGATGGACGACCCGCTTCGGAAAACGGGCGGGGCCGGGGGCGGGGTCCTCCACGAGCCCTTCTACATCATGAGGGAGTTGCCAG GGGGAACAGACCTCACTGGGAGCACAAATCTCATTACTCACTACAATCTGGAACATGCTTATAACAAATTCTGTGGGAAGAAGGTGAAAGATAAACTGAGCAATTTCCTGCCAGACCTGCCGG GAATGATCGATATGCCTGGTTCACAAGACAACAGCAGTCTGCGCTCTCTCATTGACAAACAACCAATCTGCGGCAACTCCTTTAACCTTCTGACTGGCACCTTGCTGACCGGTTTCAGACTGCACACCGGCCCG CTGCCCGAACAATACCGACTGATGCACATCCAGCCTCCAAAGAAGAAAAGcaaacataaacacaaacacagcCGGACTCAAGACCCGGTTCCACCAG aaaCACCCTCTGACTCCGATcacaagaagaagaagaaaaaaaaggacGATGATCCTGACcggaagaagaaaaagaaagagaagaaaaagaagaag aaccGTCACAGCCCGGAGCACCCCGCCATGAGCAGTTCACagcccagcagcagcagcagcatgcgGTAG
- the LOC132808831 gene encoding uncharacterized protein LOC132808831, with product MDTGQTPPVSHNPSPTPHGHRTDSPSIPQSISHSPWTQDRLLQYPTIHPPLPMDTGQTPPVSHNPSPTPHGHRTDSPSIPQSISHSPWTQDRLPQYPTIHLPMDTGQTPPVSHNPSPTLHGHRTDSPSIPQSISPLPMDTGQTPPVSHTIPPLRMDTGQTPPVSHTIPHSPWTQGRLPQYPTIHLPMDTGQTPPVSHTISPWTQDRLPQYPTIHPPMDTGQTPPVSHTIPHSPWTQDRLPQYPTIHLPMDTGQTTPVSHNPSPHGHRTDSPSIPQSIPPWTQDRLLQYPTIHLSMDTGQTPPVFHNPSPRSPWTQDRLPQYPTIHLPAPHGHRTDSPCIPKSISPLPMDTGQTPPVSHNPSPTPHGHRTDSPSIPQSISHSPWTQDRLPQYPTIHLPLPMDTGQTPPVSHNPSPTPHGHRTDSPSIPQSISHSPWTQDRLPQYPTIHLPLPMDTGQTPPVSHNPSPHGHRADSPSIPQSIPHSPWTQDRLPQYPTIHLPTPHGHRTDSPSIPQSISPLRMDTGQTPPVSHTIPPLPMDTGQTPPVSHTIPPLPMDTGQTPPVSHTIPPLPMA from the coding sequence ATGGACACAGGACAGACTCCTCCAGTATCCCACAatccatcccccactccccatgGACACAGGACAGACTCCCCCAGTATCCCACAATCCATCTCCCACTCCCCATGGACACAGGACAGACTCCTCCAGTATCCCACAatccatcccccactccccatgGACACAGGACAGACTCCCCCAGTATCCCACAATCCATCTCCCACTCCCCATGGACACAGGACAGACTCCCCCAGTATCCCACAATCCATCTCCCACTCCCCATGGACACAGGACAGACTCCCCCAGTATCCCACAATCCATCTCCCCATGGACACAGGGCAGACTCCCCCAGTATCCCACAATCCATCCCCCACTCTCCATGGACACAGGACAGACTCCCCCAGTATCCCACAATCCATCTCCCCACTCCCCATGGACACAGGGCAGACTCCTCCAGTATCCCACACCATTCCCCCACTCCGCATGGACACAGGGCAGACTCCCCCAGTATCCcacaccatcccccactccccatgGACACAGGGCAGACTCCCCCAGTATCCCACAATCCATCTCCCCATGGACACAGGACAGACTCCTCCAGTATCCCACACCATCTCCCCATGGACACAGGACAGACTCCCCCAGTATCCCACAATCCATCCCCCCATGGACACAGGACAGACTCCTCCAGTATCCcacaccatcccccactccccatgGACACAGGACAGACTCCCCCAGTATCCCACAATCCATCTCCCCATGGACACAGGACAGACTACCCCAGTATCCCACAATCCATCTCCCCATGGACACAGGACAGACTCCCCCAGTATCCCACAATCCATCCCCCCATGGACACAGGACAGACTCCTCCAGTATCCCACAATCCATCTCTCCATGGACACAGGACAGACTCCCCCAGTATTCCACAATCCATCTCCCCGCTCCCCATGGACACAGGACAGACTCCCCCAGTATCCCACAATCCATCTCCCCGCTCCCCATGGACACAGGACAGACTCCCCCTGTATCCCAAAATCCATCTCCCCGCTCCCCATGGACACAGGACAGACTCCCCCAGTATCCCACAATCCATCTCCCACTCCCCATGGACACAGGACAGACTCCCCCAGTATCCCACAATCCATCTCCCACTCCCCATGGACACAGGACAGACTCCCCCAGTATCCCACAATCCATCTCCCACTCCCCATGGACACAGGACAGACTCCTCCAGTATCCCACAatccatcccccactccccatgGACACAGGACAGACTCCCCCAGTATCCCACAATCCATCTCCCACTCCCCATGGACACAGGACAGACTCCCCCAGTATCCCACAATCCATCTCCCACTCCCCATGGACACAGGACAGACTCCCCCAGTATCCCACAATCCATCTCCCCATGGACACAGGGCAGACTCCCCCAGTATCCCACAATCCATCCCCCACTCTCCATGGACACAGGACAGACTCCCCCAGTATCCCACAATCCATCTCCCCACTCCCCATGGACACAGGACAGACTCCCCCAGTATCCCACAATCCATCTCCCCACTCCGCATGGACACAGGGCAGACTCCTCCAGTATCCCACACCATTCCCCCACTCCCCATGGACACAGGGCAGACTCCCCCAGTATCCCACAccatccccccactccccatGGACACAGGACAGACTCCCCCAGTATCCCACAccatccccccactccccatGGCCTAG